The following proteins come from a genomic window of Chloroflexota bacterium:
- the otsB gene encoding trehalose-phosphatase — protein sequence MEHVFSAWQDIGRRLKEARHVLLLSDYDGTLTPIVERPELAELSEETRELLRALARQRHFTVGIISGRALGDLQGKVGVRGIVYAGNHGLEIEGPGVSFVNPLAEEVKPILRVLHQVLSRALAPVRGVLVEDKGLTLSIHYRLVAEDKAEEVWTIFERIIDAARSLGKVRATSGKKVLEVRPAIAWDKGRAIALLLEKYQRPFHKGKVLAVFLGDDLTDEDGFRVVEKGNGISIFVGEANPGSQARYFLRSPAEVQEFLARLQGQGRQGTR from the coding sequence CTTCTCTGCCTGGCAGGATATCGGCAGGCGGCTCAAGGAAGCCAGGCATGTCCTCCTCCTCAGCGACTACGATGGCACCCTTACCCCCATTGTGGAGAGGCCCGAGCTGGCGGAACTCTCAGAGGAGACCCGGGAGCTCCTGCGGGCCCTGGCCCGCCAGAGGCACTTTACCGTGGGCATAATCAGCGGCCGGGCCCTGGGGGACCTCCAGGGGAAAGTGGGGGTGAGGGGCATTGTCTATGCGGGTAACCATGGCCTGGAGATAGAAGGGCCCGGGGTGAGCTTCGTCAACCCCCTCGCAGAGGAGGTAAAGCCCATCCTCCGCGTTCTCCACCAGGTGCTGAGCCGGGCCCTGGCCCCGGTGAGAGGCGTCCTGGTGGAGGACAAGGGGCTCACCTTGAGCATCCACTACCGCCTGGTGGCAGAAGATAAGGCCGAAGAGGTATGGACCATCTTTGAGCGCATCATTGATGCTGCCCGTTCCCTGGGGAAGGTGAGGGCCACCTCGGGCAAGAAGGTCCTGGAGGTAAGGCCGGCAATAGCCTGGGACAAGGGGCGGGCCATCGCCCTGCTCTTGGAGAAGTACCAGAGGCCTTTCCACAAGGGCAAAGTGCTGGCCGTTTTCCTGGGGGACGACCTGACCGACGAGGACGGCTTCAGGGTGGTAGAGAAAGGCAACGGCATCTCCATCTTCGTGGGGGAGGCAAACCCCGGTAGCCAGGCCCGCTATTTCCTGAGGTCACCAGCGGAGGTCCAGGAGTTCCTGGCGCGGCTCCAGGGGCAGGGCCGGCAGGGCACCCGATGA